One genomic segment of Culturomica massiliensis includes these proteins:
- a CDS encoding DUF3575 domain-containing protein, producing the protein MSRKITFLTLFLWLMTVTFPVIAQQKADTTYTFRFVPQKDMFYVPWNGNDTELARLLECIENNKTTILDGKLPLLVDGYCNSLGSEAEDLATAKIRANRVKSELIIRAEIKEENFITRNHATGGDFVTVRLTVPVKETAATDAEAEARRKAEAERLAAEKRAEQERLAEEQRKAEEARLAAEKVKAEKAAQQNKLTDMPLETKTPTDYHFSLRANLLRWATLTPDLGVEWRICPSWGIAVNGSWTSWTWSDKDHRYALWEVAPEVRYYMGEKKAWYLGAMFKAGQFNYKLSETGKQGDLMGGGITAGYQLRLNKALALDFNLGLGYLNADFEKYEVIDGVRVRRGNETKDWCGPINAGVTLVWKLF; encoded by the coding sequence ATGAGCAGAAAAATCACTTTTCTTACCCTGTTTCTGTGGCTGATGACGGTAACTTTTCCTGTCATTGCGCAGCAGAAAGCAGACACGACCTACACCTTCCGCTTCGTTCCGCAGAAGGACATGTTCTACGTGCCTTGGAATGGCAATGACACGGAACTTGCCCGCCTGTTGGAATGTATCGAAAACAACAAAACCACAATTCTTGACGGCAAACTGCCGCTACTGGTTGACGGCTACTGCAATTCGCTGGGCAGTGAAGCCGAGGACCTTGCCACGGCCAAGATCCGTGCCAACCGAGTGAAATCCGAACTGATTATCCGTGCGGAAATAAAAGAGGAGAATTTCATTACCCGCAACCATGCGACAGGGGGTGATTTTGTCACCGTGCGCCTGACAGTACCAGTAAAAGAAACAGCCGCAACGGATGCGGAAGCGGAAGCACGACGCAAGGCGGAAGCCGAACGACTGGCAGCCGAGAAGCGTGCCGAGCAGGAACGGCTTGCCGAAGAGCAGCGCAAGGCGGAAGAAGCCCGACTTGCCGCTGAAAAGGTAAAAGCCGAGAAAGCTGCTCAACAAAATAAACTTACCGACATGCCATTGGAAACCAAAACCCCAACCGACTATCATTTTTCCCTGCGTGCCAATCTGCTGCGCTGGGCTACCCTGACACCAGATCTTGGCGTGGAATGGCGCATCTGCCCGTCGTGGGGCATTGCCGTAAACGGCTCGTGGACTTCTTGGACGTGGAGCGACAAGGACCACCGCTATGCACTCTGGGAAGTGGCTCCGGAAGTGCGTTACTATATGGGTGAGAAGAAAGCCTGGTATCTGGGCGCGATGTTCAAGGCCGGACAGTTCAACTACAAGCTCTCCGAAACAGGCAAGCAGGGCGACCTGATGGGTGGCGGCATCACCGCCGGCTATCAGCTGCGGCTGAACAAGGCACTGGCTCTTGATTTCAACCTCGGTTTGGGCTACCTGAATGCCGATTTCGAAAAATATGAAGTCATCGACGGTGTACGTGTACGCCGTGGCAACGAGACAAAAGATTGGTGTGGCCCCATCAATGCCGGTGTGACATTGGTATGGAAGTTATTCTAA
- a CDS encoding DUF1896 domain-containing protein, whose protein sequence is MPFSSRFPTIIPIIIINPLNSKEMNNKKKNEGRTDFSYYGLYLLDYLTTNKFEQAADEAFIRERTDRAAEAYERARLEGYPADGAQELAMKVLTEGLRYSRHAILREVVENEFAGEVPGEKCEAFTQKLLPLVGNVFSIYDLSDDNFALSPEYDLLYTELTGAVILYIEEYGV, encoded by the coding sequence GTGCCTTTTTCTTCTCGTTTTCCAACGATTATCCCTATCATCATTATCAATCCACTAAATTCCAAAGAAATGAACAACAAGAAGAAAAACGAGGGTCGGACCGACTTTTCCTATTACGGTCTGTACCTGCTGGACTACCTCACCACGAACAAGTTCGAACAGGCAGCCGATGAAGCCTTCATCCGAGAAAGAACCGACCGTGCCGCCGAAGCGTATGAACGGGCAAGGCTCGAAGGCTATCCTGCCGACGGGGCGCAGGAACTGGCGATGAAGGTGCTGACGGAGGGCCTTCGCTACTCCAGGCACGCCATCCTGCGCGAAGTCGTGGAGAACGAATTTGCGGGTGAAGTACCGGGAGAAAAATGTGAAGCCTTTACCCAGAAGCTGCTACCGCTTGTCGGAAACGTATTCTCCATCTATGACCTCTCGGACGACAATTTCGCCCTGTCGCCCGAATATGACCTGCTCTACACGGAGCTGACGGGAGCCGTCATCCTCTATATCGAAGAGTATGGCGTTTAA
- a CDS encoding helix-turn-helix domain-containing protein — MLFFGFYFLFAKTPEKKIFKNYLRSRQIMGIAMLLLSANYSVHFFFGIRFKNADSAILMNMSTYFLCYSLFSSALIMLLDRFYITKRRVWTHIILWIIFSTLSGVVLFLLPSGIMQKFSLFALAVWLVVFGVVLARRVIIAYRRAIRIFNETQADDIGTYIEWLSIFTYWAVIFGVGCGLLTFLPDKYVFIWILSSIPFYSYLFYSYQNYLLFYEQVENAFEQDIQSEEELLTDTETEPKIVSEKEVPVSYTEIIEKVANWIKTDGYVQQGLTIKELSEILHTNRTYLSAYIKTTYKMTFREWITGLRLEYAKNILKEHPEINIQKLAESSGFLSRSNFIKLFSEKEGCTPAKWKKANRE, encoded by the coding sequence ATGTTATTCTTCGGCTTTTATTTTTTGTTTGCAAAGACTCCTGAAAAGAAAATTTTCAAGAATTATCTCCGCTCCCGACAGATTATGGGTATAGCTATGCTGCTGCTTTCGGCAAATTATTCGGTACATTTCTTCTTTGGTATCCGATTCAAAAATGCGGATTCTGCCATATTGATGAACATGTCCACATACTTCCTGTGCTATTCTCTGTTCAGTTCGGCATTGATAATGTTGCTTGATCGTTTTTACATTACCAAACGGCGTGTGTGGACACATATCATTTTATGGATTATATTTTCAACTCTTTCCGGAGTTGTGTTGTTCCTGTTGCCAAGCGGAATCATGCAAAAATTCTCTTTATTTGCTTTAGCTGTATGGTTAGTCGTTTTTGGAGTCGTTTTAGCTCGCAGAGTCATAATTGCATACCGTAGAGCCATTCGGATTTTCAATGAAACTCAGGCGGATGATATAGGTACATATATCGAATGGCTTTCCATATTCACTTATTGGGCTGTTATCTTCGGTGTCGGATGCGGATTGCTGACATTTCTGCCAGACAAATATGTTTTTATCTGGATTTTGTCGTCAATACCGTTCTACAGCTATCTTTTCTACAGCTATCAGAACTACCTGCTGTTCTATGAACAGGTGGAAAATGCTTTTGAGCAAGATATACAGTCTGAAGAAGAACTTCTGACAGATACAGAAACAGAACCTAAAATAGTTTCTGAGAAAGAAGTTCCAGTGTCCTATACAGAAATTATAGAGAAAGTGGCCAACTGGATAAAGACAGACGGCTATGTCCAGCAGGGACTTACCATAAAAGAACTGTCCGAAATACTTCATACGAACCGTACCTATCTTTCCGCTTATATCAAGACTACGTATAAAATGACATTCCGCGAATGGATAACCGGTCTCCGGTTGGAGTATGCGAAAAACATACTGAAGGAACATCCGGAAATCAATATACAGAAGCTGGCTGAGTCTTCCGGTTTTCTTTCCCGCAGTAACTTTATCAAATTATTTTCCGAGAAGGAAGGATGTACGCCTGCCAAATGGAAAAAAGCAAATCGGGAATAA
- a CDS encoding DUF3945 domain-containing protein yields the protein MAKKTTEKDVLIVRDEKTGEISVVAGLNADGSPKRTPAKAENAQSFLQFDRHGDVLDNFFKNFFRQCKEPSRFGFYRVAADQADKLLEVIKDLLKDPEGNKEMLAPHKVDTSGYEKKVQEEQSAEKQEQPGQKQDDEPKKQEEMEQKNEQNQENPQQAQSNRGYQPIDESKINWKELEEKWGVKRDDLEKSGDLDRMLNYGKSDLVRVSPNFGGEAFELDARLSFKKDGEGNVSLVPHFIRKEQKLDEYKEHKFSDDDRKNLRETGNLGRVVDLVDRETGEIIPSFVSIDRKTNEITDVPANKVRIPERIGKTEITKQEQDMLRAGLPVRDKLIERKDGRKFVTTLQVNVEQRGVEFVPGTGRSPRAAQAQEAKNNPAQGQAQGTENTANTNKEQRRNTWTNADGSIRPISKWSGVDFTEQQKADYVAGKAVKLENVTDKQGFHATMYIRFNPEKGRPYRYDTNPDNAQKVAPSNESRTQVAVNSEGKTNEATKNLKEPLRKGQTAPKDTAQQQQQEKPQKKNNKGMKM from the coding sequence TAGCGTGGTAGCCGGGCTTAACGCCGACGGCTCACCCAAGCGTACCCCCGCAAAGGCGGAGAACGCGCAGAGTTTCCTGCAATTCGACAGGCACGGAGACGTGCTGGACAACTTCTTCAAAAACTTCTTCCGGCAGTGCAAGGAACCCAGCCGCTTCGGTTTCTACCGTGTCGCGGCGGACCAAGCCGACAAGCTGCTGGAAGTTATCAAGGACTTGCTGAAAGACCCCGAGGGCAACAAGGAGATGCTTGCGCCCCACAAGGTGGACACCTCCGGCTACGAAAAGAAAGTACAGGAGGAGCAGTCCGCCGAAAAGCAGGAACAACCGGGACAGAAACAAGATGACGAACCTAAAAAACAGGAAGAAATGGAACAGAAAAACGAACAGAATCAGGAAAACCCGCAGCAGGCGCAGAGCAACCGGGGCTACCAACCCATCGACGAGAGCAAGATCAACTGGAAGGAGTTGGAGGAGAAATGGGGCGTGAAGCGCGACGACCTTGAAAAGTCGGGCGACCTTGACAGGATGCTCAACTACGGCAAGTCCGACTTGGTGAGGGTGTCGCCCAATTTCGGCGGAGAAGCTTTCGAGCTGGATGCCCGCCTCTCCTTCAAGAAGGACGGCGAGGGCAACGTCAGCCTTGTGCCGCACTTCATCCGCAAGGAGCAGAAACTCGACGAGTACAAGGAACACAAGTTCTCCGACGACGACCGGAAGAACCTGCGCGAAACGGGCAACCTCGGCAGGGTTGTGGACCTCGTGGACAGGGAAACGGGCGAGATCATCCCCTCGTTCGTCAGCATCGACCGCAAGACGAACGAAATCACGGATGTCCCGGCAAACAAGGTGCGCATACCGGAGCGCATCGGCAAGACGGAAATCACCAAGCAGGAGCAGGACATGCTGCGTGCCGGGCTGCCTGTGCGCGACAAACTCATCGAACGCAAGGACGGCAGGAAGTTCGTCACCACCCTGCAAGTGAACGTGGAGCAGCGCGGCGTGGAGTTCGTGCCGGGAACCGGCAGGTCGCCACGTGCCGCACAAGCACAGGAAGCCAAGAACAACCCCGCACAGGGACAGGCGCAGGGTACGGAAAATACAGCCAACACGAACAAGGAGCAACGCCGCAACACGTGGACGAACGCCGACGGCAGCATCCGCCCCATCAGCAAATGGAGCGGCGTGGACTTCACCGAGCAGCAGAAAGCCGACTACGTGGCTGGCAAAGCCGTGAAACTGGAGAACGTGACCGACAAGCAGGGCTTCCACGCCACGATGTACATCAGGTTCAACCCGGAGAAGGGACGCCCGTACCGCTACGACACCAACCCCGACAACGCGCAGAAGGTCGCGCCTTCCAACGAGAGCCGCACGCAGGTGGCGGTGAACAGCGAGGGCAAGACCAACGAGGCTACCAAGAACCTGAAGGAGCCGTTGCGGAAGGGACAGACCGCCCCGAAGGACACCGCACAGCAACAGCAGCAGGAGAAGCCGCAAAAGAAAAACAATAAGGGCATGAAGATGTAA
- the topB gene encoding type IA DNA topoisomerase gives MKTIIAEKPSVAREIARIVGATKREEGYFEGGGYAVTWAFGHLVQLAMPDGYGIRGFVRDNLPVIPDSFTLIPRQVKAEKGYKPDSGVVAQIKTITRLFNDSEQIIVATDAGREGELIFRYLYHYIGCATPFVRLWISSLTDKAIRDGLRNLEAGSKYDNLYLAAKARSESDWLVGINGTQALSIAAGHGTYSVGRVQTPTLAMVCARYWENRRFTPEAFWQLHIATDGCDEGTVKFSSSEKWKEKESATELYNKVKSAGTATVTKAERKEKTEETPLLYDLTTLQKEANAKHGFTAEQTLEIAQKLYEKKLITYPRTGSRYIPEDVFAEIPKLLAFIGSLPEWKGKLQPKAVPTRRSLDGGKVTDHHALLVTGEKPLFLSKEDSTVYHMIAGRMLEAFSEKCVKDTATVTAECAGVEFVAKGSIIRQAGWRAVYGKENGEENNSQEETAAIPCWQEGDTLALKAASITEGKTKPKPLHTEATLLSAMETAGKEIEDDALRQAMKDCGIGTPATRASIIETLFKRGYMERCKKSLVPTEKGLALYSVVKAMRIADVAMTGEWEKELARIERGELPADDFRRKIEAYTREITSELLSCDKLFARRDSGCKCPKCGAGTMQFYGKVVRCDNAECGLPVFRLKANRTLSDDEIKNLLTDGHTKLLKGFKSKQGKSFDAVVAFDGDYNTVFVFPERKSKATSAKRRK, from the coding sequence ATGAAGACAATCATTGCAGAAAAGCCGTCTGTGGCACGTGAGATCGCCCGTATCGTGGGCGCGACAAAGAGAGAGGAAGGATATTTCGAGGGAGGCGGCTACGCCGTGACATGGGCATTCGGGCACCTCGTCCAGCTTGCCATGCCCGACGGTTACGGCATACGCGGCTTTGTCCGTGACAACCTGCCCGTCATCCCCGACTCCTTCACGCTCATACCCCGTCAGGTAAAGGCTGAGAAGGGCTACAAACCCGACAGCGGCGTAGTGGCACAAATAAAAACCATAACCCGCCTGTTCAATGACAGTGAGCAGATCATCGTGGCGACCGATGCCGGTCGCGAGGGCGAACTTATCTTCCGATACCTCTACCATTACATAGGATGCGCCACCCCTTTCGTGCGCCTCTGGATAAGCTCGCTTACCGACAAGGCCATCCGCGATGGACTGCGCAACCTCGAAGCGGGGAGCAAGTATGACAACCTCTACCTCGCCGCCAAAGCGCGGAGCGAATCCGACTGGCTCGTGGGCATCAATGGCACGCAGGCTCTCTCCATCGCCGCCGGACACGGCACGTATTCCGTCGGGCGGGTGCAGACACCCACGTTGGCGATGGTGTGCGCACGCTATTGGGAGAACCGCCGCTTTACCCCCGAAGCCTTCTGGCAGCTCCATATCGCAACGGACGGCTGCGATGAAGGAACGGTGAAGTTTTCCTCTTCCGAAAAATGGAAAGAGAAAGAGTCCGCGACGGAACTGTATAATAAGGTGAAGTCGGCAGGCACAGCCACCGTCACGAAAGCCGAACGCAAGGAGAAGACGGAGGAAACACCGCTCCTGTACGACCTGACCACGCTCCAGAAGGAAGCCAACGCCAAGCATGGCTTCACGGCGGAACAGACGCTTGAAATCGCGCAGAAGCTCTACGAGAAGAAGCTCATCACCTATCCGCGAACCGGAAGCCGCTACATTCCCGAAGACGTGTTCGCGGAAATCCCCAAGCTGCTTGCCTTCATCGGCAGCCTGCCCGAATGGAAGGGCAAGTTGCAGCCGAAAGCCGTGCCGACACGCCGCAGCCTGGACGGCGGCAAGGTGACAGACCACCATGCCCTGCTCGTCACGGGCGAGAAGCCGCTGTTCCTCTCCAAAGAGGACAGCACCGTCTATCACATGATAGCCGGGCGCATGCTTGAGGCTTTCTCCGAAAAATGCGTCAAGGACACTGCCACCGTCACGGCAGAGTGTGCCGGAGTGGAGTTCGTGGCAAAAGGCAGCATCATCAGGCAAGCCGGATGGCGTGCCGTCTATGGCAAGGAGAATGGAGAAGAGAACAACAGCCAAGAGGAAACCGCCGCCATTCCCTGTTGGCAGGAAGGCGACACGCTGGCACTGAAAGCCGCCTCCATCACGGAGGGAAAGACCAAACCCAAGCCGCTGCATACCGAAGCCACCCTGCTGTCCGCGATGGAAACGGCTGGCAAGGAGATAGAGGACGACGCATTGCGGCAGGCTATGAAGGATTGCGGCATCGGCACGCCCGCCACCCGTGCGTCCATCATCGAAACGCTTTTCAAGCGCGGCTATATGGAACGCTGCAAGAAGTCGCTTGTCCCCACCGAAAAAGGGCTTGCCCTTTACTCGGTCGTGAAGGCGATGCGTATTGCCGATGTCGCCATGACGGGCGAATGGGAAAAGGAATTGGCACGCATCGAGCGTGGGGAACTGCCCGCCGATGACTTCCGCAGGAAGATTGAGGCATATACACGGGAAATTACCTCCGAACTGCTGTCGTGCGACAAGCTGTTCGCCCGCAGGGATTCCGGCTGCAAGTGTCCCAAGTGCGGAGCGGGGACGATGCAGTTTTACGGCAAGGTCGTCCGCTGCGACAACGCGGAGTGCGGTCTGCCCGTGTTCCGCCTGAAAGCAAACCGCACCCTCTCTGATGATGAAATCAAAAACCTGCTCACCGACGGACACACGAAACTGCTCAAAGGATTCAAGAGCAAGCAGGGCAAGAGTTTTGATGCCGTAGTCGCCTTTGACGGGGACTATAACACGGTTTTCGTGTTCCCAGAAAGGAAAAGTAAAGCGACCTCTGCGAAAAGAAGAAAATAA
- a CDS encoding FimB/Mfa2 family fimbrial subunit: MKARQYINMMGMAAAVLLSSCVKDTLYDTPHPDYGKIAVTADWSARGEGIDIPATWTVTMGNYTGTETSATHAPDHLFAPGSYTLAVWNPAEGITVNGTTATIAAATGTRAGTDTFVNNAPGWFFTYTEQVTIEKDKDHPLTAAMKQQVRELTLIIKPTGDAAGRITEIVAHLTGAAGTLDFATDTYGAASNVVLPFTKITEGDDAGKWKATVRLLGVTGTEQLLTGEIRYADGNPSPTTLKSDLTEALKDFNTGKGESLTLGGTLVETPEGMEVDGAEINGWEEVKGDDVNADL, encoded by the coding sequence ATGAAAGCAAGACAATATATAAATATGATGGGAATGGCAGCCGCCGTGCTGCTCTCTTCCTGCGTGAAGGACACGCTTTATGACACGCCGCATCCCGACTACGGGAAGATTGCGGTAACAGCCGACTGGTCGGCCCGCGGTGAGGGTATCGACATACCTGCCACATGGACGGTCACCATGGGCAACTATACGGGTACGGAGACTTCCGCCACCCATGCCCCCGACCATCTGTTTGCTCCGGGCAGCTACACCCTTGCGGTGTGGAACCCGGCTGAAGGAATCACGGTGAACGGCACCACAGCCACCATTGCCGCAGCCACGGGAACCCGGGCAGGCACGGATACCTTTGTGAACAATGCCCCGGGATGGTTCTTCACCTATACGGAACAGGTGACCATCGAGAAAGACAAGGACCATCCGCTGACCGCCGCAATGAAGCAGCAGGTACGCGAACTGACGCTCATCATCAAACCGACGGGTGATGCCGCCGGACGCATCACGGAGATTGTTGCCCATCTGACGGGTGCAGCCGGAACACTCGACTTCGCTACCGATACCTACGGAGCCGCTTCAAACGTCGTGCTGCCCTTCACCAAGATTACCGAAGGTGACGATGCCGGCAAGTGGAAAGCCACGGTGCGGCTGCTGGGTGTGACCGGCACGGAACAACTGCTGACGGGTGAAATCCGCTATGCTGACGGCAACCCGAGCCCCACCACGCTGAAAAGCGACCTCACGGAAGCCCTCAAGGATTTCAACACCGGAAAGGGCGAATCGCTGACCCTCGGCGGAACGCTGGTTGAGACTCCCGAAGGCATGGAAGTGGACGGAGCCGAAATCAACGGCTGGGAAGAAGTGAAAGGTGATGATGTAAATGCCGATTTGTAA